A region of Fibrobacter succinogenes subsp. succinogenes S85 DNA encodes the following proteins:
- a CDS encoding type IA DNA topoisomerase: MILLVAEKPSVANQHYKPMLERIEGEKFTQGDGCLIGKNHCITWCVGHLITLAPLDAYPGFEGGWRLSNLPLLPEKFKLMEIESTRKQLGVVRDMMARADVLVNGADAGREGNLIFDLILDYTPDFRKKQIKRLWVNSYVAKDLDKAWKNLEDATERLNLSYAARLRQRADWMVGLNATRAYTLTAGRGKMISVGRVQTPTLNLVVERDAIVEQFKELFYYSVVGTWKGFQAQLVKSETKEEKGDSGTPVDEKVAADKQSNLKVAIFEKEEPAQAVIDKCSPPEEAAIAKVDIQQKKQFPQKPFDLTELQKEGNKRFKYSAQQVLDCAQNLYEKKLLTYPRTDSQYLPDTMQQEAYALAQRLASPQEKSVMRDGNENFVFINSSKVTDHFAIIPTGEEPQNLPEMEENIYKLAKERFVQAWLKPYVWSEMEVLLDAANAEIFRLKLKRNEDLGFRALVKEEKKKPSKKKKGDAGSESGDAKGADSEGKGDGDDITNIVETFPEWNLGDHAPFDSLELQKKKKSKPKYFTEATLLAAMKTAGKQIENEELAEAMKERGLGTPATQAGIIETLKKRGFIEAQKNYLVSTQRGREVIELMDEKVKSPEMTGEWEFKLSQVEKGKLTPIEFRDGIVNYVKELFEHLRQKYGSQFERETVTDAIPCPKCSSPLEIAPWGYVCKNEECGFKAGHTIAGRTLSHAEMRTLLRTGKSDLLSGFKSKKGTTFSATLTLGDDGNIGFEFSDDARAKTPTNYKCPKCGKTLLDSGNRLICEGSDVTTSNNENGDPTLTPDTAPTCDFVFYKTIAGHVMSDEEIAELFNNGTTQIISGFLTKKGTTFNAKVVWDKDFKATFAFENDGHFHGTETKFNCPLCKKKLEENKNAIFCPACNFTLFKSVAGKKLRVADIKALLTGGKTELLTGFKSKKGTEFDAYLKLGEDGRTNFEFVHRDLPCPCCGDQLRFRSGTTTQTPNGEVQTLAAYVCMNPACNYGIPKTFFKREFSDEEVETLLKNKSTPILEPFKKNDTTFRAALELREGGKIAFNKLTVEVIKKC, from the coding sequence ATGATTTTACTCGTCGCCGAAAAACCTTCTGTCGCCAATCAGCATTATAAACCCATGCTGGAGCGTATTGAGGGTGAAAAGTTTACGCAAGGCGACGGATGCCTGATTGGCAAGAACCATTGCATCACGTGGTGCGTGGGTCACTTGATTACGCTTGCGCCACTGGATGCCTATCCCGGTTTCGAGGGCGGTTGGCGGCTTTCGAACTTGCCGCTTTTGCCCGAAAAATTCAAGTTGATGGAAATCGAGAGCACGCGAAAGCAGCTCGGGGTTGTACGCGACATGATGGCAAGGGCGGATGTTCTTGTGAACGGCGCGGATGCGGGTCGTGAAGGTAATTTGATTTTTGACTTGATTCTCGACTACACGCCGGACTTTCGCAAAAAGCAGATCAAGCGCTTGTGGGTGAACAGCTATGTGGCGAAGGATTTGGACAAGGCTTGGAAGAATCTGGAAGACGCGACGGAGCGTTTGAACTTGAGCTATGCGGCAAGGCTCCGCCAGCGTGCCGACTGGATGGTCGGGCTGAATGCGACTCGAGCTTACACACTAACTGCCGGGCGCGGAAAGATGATTTCTGTGGGGCGAGTGCAAACGCCGACGCTGAACTTGGTCGTGGAACGCGATGCAATTGTTGAGCAATTCAAGGAACTATTTTATTACAGCGTTGTGGGAACGTGGAAAGGGTTCCAGGCGCAGCTCGTCAAAAGCGAAACGAAAGAGGAAAAAGGCGATTCCGGCACGCCTGTAGATGAGAAAGTCGCGGCAGACAAGCAAAGCAATTTAAAAGTTGCGATTTTCGAGAAAGAAGAACCTGCCCAAGCTGTTATAGACAAATGTTCGCCGCCAGAAGAAGCGGCAATTGCAAAGGTTGACATCCAGCAGAAAAAGCAGTTCCCGCAAAAGCCATTCGACTTGACGGAACTGCAAAAAGAGGGCAACAAGCGTTTTAAATACAGCGCCCAGCAAGTTCTTGACTGCGCACAAAACTTGTACGAAAAGAAGTTGCTCACCTACCCACGTACGGATTCGCAATACCTGCCGGACACGATGCAGCAAGAAGCTTACGCGCTTGCACAAAGGCTTGCCTCGCCGCAAGAAAAATCCGTCATGCGCGATGGCAACGAGAACTTTGTCTTCATCAACTCCAGCAAAGTCACAGACCACTTTGCCATTATCCCCACGGGAGAAGAGCCGCAAAATCTCCCTGAGATGGAAGAGAACATCTACAAGCTCGCAAAAGAACGCTTTGTACAGGCATGGCTCAAGCCGTATGTCTGGAGCGAAATGGAAGTTCTGCTGGATGCCGCCAACGCCGAAATCTTTAGGCTAAAACTCAAGAGGAATGAAGATTTAGGTTTCCGTGCACTCGTCAAAGAAGAAAAGAAGAAACCTTCGAAAAAGAAAAAGGGCGATGCCGGATCAGAATCCGGAGATGCGAAAGGTGCAGATTCCGAAGGCAAGGGCGATGGAGACGATATCACGAACATCGTCGAGACATTCCCGGAATGGAATCTCGGGGACCATGCGCCATTTGACAGCCTAGAACTGCAAAAGAAAAAGAAGAGCAAGCCTAAGTACTTCACTGAAGCGACGCTCCTTGCCGCAATGAAAACGGCGGGCAAGCAAATCGAAAACGAAGAACTTGCCGAAGCCATGAAGGAACGCGGTCTCGGAACGCCAGCCACGCAAGCAGGCATCATCGAGACGCTCAAAAAGCGCGGATTCATCGAAGCGCAAAAAAATTACCTTGTCAGCACCCAGCGCGGACGCGAGGTCATCGAGCTCATGGACGAGAAAGTCAAATCGCCCGAAATGACCGGCGAATGGGAATTCAAGCTTTCGCAAGTTGAAAAAGGCAAACTCACGCCAATTGAATTCCGCGACGGCATCGTGAATTACGTCAAGGAACTCTTCGAACATCTGCGTCAAAAATACGGCAGCCAATTCGAACGCGAAACCGTCACCGACGCCATTCCTTGCCCGAAATGTTCCAGTCCGCTCGAAATTGCGCCGTGGGGCTATGTCTGCAAAAACGAAGAATGCGGCTTCAAGGCAGGCCACACGATTGCTGGCCGCACACTGAGCCACGCCGAAATGCGGACACTCCTCAGAACCGGCAAGTCCGATTTGCTCAGCGGATTCAAGAGCAAAAAAGGGACAACATTCAGTGCCACGCTCACATTAGGCGATGACGGCAACATCGGCTTTGAATTTTCCGATGACGCCCGCGCCAAAACGCCGACCAATTACAAGTGTCCCAAATGCGGCAAAACATTGCTCGATTCCGGCAACCGCCTCATCTGCGAAGGGAGCGACGTCACCACATCAAACAACGAAAACGGCGACCCGACGCTCACACCGGACACAGCCCCGACTTGCGACTTCGTATTTTACAAGACAATTGCCGGGCATGTCATGAGCGACGAAGAAATTGCGGAACTTTTCAACAACGGCACGACGCAAATCATCAGCGGATTCTTGACCAAGAAAGGCACAACTTTCAACGCAAAAGTCGTCTGGGACAAGGATTTCAAGGCGACATTCGCGTTCGAGAACGACGGTCATTTCCACGGCACCGAAACCAAGTTCAACTGCCCACTCTGCAAAAAGAAACTTGAAGAAAACAAGAACGCCATTTTCTGCCCCGCCTGTAACTTTACCTTGTTCAAGTCCGTTGCGGGCAAGAAGCTCCGCGTGGCAGACATCAAGGCACTCCTCACCGGCGGCAAAACAGAACTGTTGACCGGATTCAAAAGCAAGAAAGGGACGGAATTCGACGCCTACCTAAAGCTCGGTGAAGACGGTCGCACGAATTTTGAATTTGTCCATAGAGACCTCCCCTGCCCTTGCTGCGGCGACCAACTGCGATTCCGTAGCGGCACCACCACGCAAACGCCAAACGGCGAAGTGCAAACGCTTGCGGCATACGTGTGCATGAACCCCGCCTGCAATTACGGGATTCCCAAAACATTCTTCAAACGCGAGTTTTCCGACGAAGAAGTCGAAACGCTCCTCAAGAACAAATCTACGCCAATCCTTGAACCGTTCAAGAAAAACGACACAACGTTCAGGGCAGCGCTAGAACTGCGCGAAGGCGGGAAGATTGCATTCAACAAGCTCACCGTGGAAGTGATAAAGAAGTGCTAG
- a CDS encoding Hsp33 family molecular chaperone HslO — MNFKDRIIRATGKKTPFRLIVVDLTETMNEIGRHHNAKGFALKLLAENSIASIFLSAGLKFAGTVSYTTTFGGEITKIQTDSTPMGLVRAMIPQAELQAIGANEPALVPQHVQVVKLNEQGKRVHESIIEAPSVSVGQNLATYLLQSEQIRSAVGIEAQYNAQDPSFLDYAAGFYIEAFPDLEDKDINLIEVIVQNLPKFCDMYKADKGFDLDELLDQLRGPYDIEVVREIDPKPFCPCSKDRMLATLATLPLKDLQELSSENKDLNVVCDFCRTNYTITPADMQEIIAERNKKI; from the coding sequence ATGAATTTCAAAGATAGAATCATCCGCGCGACGGGCAAAAAAACGCCCTTCCGCCTTATCGTGGTCGATTTGACAGAGACCATGAACGAAATCGGCCGTCACCACAACGCCAAGGGTTTTGCCCTCAAGTTGCTTGCCGAAAACTCCATTGCAAGCATTTTCCTGAGCGCAGGCCTTAAATTCGCAGGTACAGTTTCCTATACCACTACTTTTGGTGGCGAAATTACGAAAATTCAAACAGACTCGACCCCGATGGGTCTTGTCCGCGCCATGATTCCGCAGGCTGAACTCCAGGCAATCGGAGCAAACGAACCCGCCCTCGTGCCTCAGCACGTGCAAGTCGTAAAGTTGAACGAACAGGGCAAGCGCGTTCACGAAAGCATTATCGAAGCTCCGTCCGTTTCTGTGGGTCAGAACCTCGCCACATACCTTTTGCAGTCCGAACAGATTCGCTCCGCCGTTGGAATTGAAGCACAGTACAACGCGCAGGACCCGAGCTTTCTTGATTACGCCGCAGGCTTTTACATCGAAGCATTCCCGGACCTCGAGGACAAGGACATCAACCTAATCGAAGTCATCGTGCAGAATCTCCCGAAGTTCTGTGACATGTACAAGGCAGACAAGGGCTTCGACCTTGATGAACTTCTGGACCAGCTCCGCGGCCCGTACGACATCGAAGTGGTGCGCGAAATCGACCCGAAGCCCTTCTGCCCGTGCAGCAAGGACCGCATGCTCGCTACACTTGCAACGCTCCCGCTCAAGGACTTGCAGGAACTCAGCAGCGAGAACAAGGACTTGAACGTTGTCTGCGATTTTTGCCGCACAAACTACACGATTACACCTGCCGACATGCAAGAAATTATTGCAGAGAGGAATAAGAAAATTTAG
- a CDS encoding DJ-1 family glyoxalase III, protein MQILVLLADGFEETEFVVPVDLWRRAGFKVTVASVSGADVVDGLHGIKVQADVALSKLEPTDFDAVFLPGGGVGVQNLKASAAVENTVCSLNDDNKWVLAICAAPTVLSKARILVDRKATCYPGCETDLVCREFSEERVVVDGNIVTSRGPGTAEEFALKCIAVMGGAELSQKIQSQIVAR, encoded by the coding sequence ATGCAAATTCTCGTTTTGCTGGCAGATGGTTTTGAAGAAACGGAATTCGTTGTTCCCGTAGATTTGTGGCGCCGCGCTGGATTCAAGGTGACCGTCGCTTCTGTATCGGGGGCTGATGTTGTGGATGGTTTACATGGAATCAAGGTTCAGGCTGATGTAGCCCTGAGCAAACTTGAACCCACTGATTTTGATGCGGTGTTTTTACCGGGTGGCGGTGTTGGCGTGCAGAATCTCAAGGCAAGTGCCGCTGTTGAAAATACCGTTTGCAGCTTAAATGACGATAACAAGTGGGTCTTGGCCATTTGCGCAGCCCCGACGGTACTCAGCAAGGCTCGAATTCTTGTCGATAGAAAGGCTACATGTTACCCTGGCTGTGAAACTGACCTTGTATGTCGTGAATTCTCCGAAGAACGCGTTGTTGTTGATGGCAATATCGTTACGAGCCGTGGTCCGGGTACTGCTGAAGAATTTGCTCTAAAGTGCATTGCTGTTATGGGTGGTGCGGAACTTTCTCAGAAAATCCAGAGCCAGATTGTGGCTCGATGA
- the sufB gene encoding Fe-S cluster assembly protein SufB produces MSENYKYGFVTDIENEAFEKGLNEDIIRRASALRGEPQFMLDFRLRAYEKLKTMEQPNWGELHFNPVDLQDIVYYSAPKTKKSHEKIEDVDPELLATFEKLGIPLDEQKRLANVAVDAVFDSVSIYTSHKKKLMEMGIIFCSISDAIKEYPELIEEYLGSVVPAGDNYFAALNSAVFGDGSFVYIPPGVKCPMDLSTYFRINNKEAGQFERTLIIADDDASVSYLEGCTAPEFSSKQLHSAIVELVAKENAKIKYSTVQNWYAGDRETGAGGVYNFVTKRGKCAGKNSRISWTQVETGSAITWKYPSCILQGDNSVGEFYSVALTNGHMQADTGTKMIHIGKNTKSTIISKGISADCSSNAYRGEVSIRKSATGARNYTQCDSMLVGTKSAAHTFPYITVANASAQTEHEATTSRISEDQLFYFESRGIKREDAIQAMVGGFCKDVFKELPGEFATEARQLLTLKLEHSVG; encoded by the coding sequence ATGAGCGAAAATTACAAATACGGATTTGTCACTGATATTGAAAACGAAGCCTTCGAAAAAGGCCTTAACGAGGATATCATCCGCAGGGCGTCAGCGCTCCGTGGCGAACCACAGTTCATGCTCGACTTTCGACTGAGAGCCTACGAAAAGCTCAAGACGATGGAACAGCCCAACTGGGGCGAGCTCCATTTTAACCCTGTTGATTTGCAGGACATCGTTTACTATTCCGCTCCGAAAACCAAGAAGAGCCACGAAAAGATCGAAGACGTGGACCCGGAGCTCTTGGCGACTTTTGAAAAGCTCGGCATCCCGCTCGACGAACAGAAGCGTCTCGCAAACGTGGCCGTTGATGCCGTGTTCGACTCCGTCAGCATTTACACAAGCCACAAAAAGAAGCTCATGGAAATGGGCATCATCTTCTGCTCTATCAGCGACGCCATCAAGGAATACCCGGAACTCATCGAAGAATATCTCGGTAGCGTGGTACCCGCAGGCGACAACTACTTTGCAGCCCTCAACAGCGCAGTCTTTGGCGACGGAAGCTTCGTCTATATTCCGCCTGGAGTCAAGTGTCCCATGGACCTTTCCACCTACTTCCGCATCAACAACAAGGAAGCAGGCCAGTTCGAACGCACATTGATTATCGCCGATGACGATGCCAGCGTAAGCTACCTCGAAGGCTGCACCGCGCCGGAATTTTCAAGCAAGCAGCTCCATAGCGCGATCGTGGAACTCGTGGCCAAAGAAAACGCCAAAATCAAGTATTCTACCGTGCAGAACTGGTATGCCGGTGACCGCGAAACGGGCGCAGGCGGTGTCTATAACTTCGTCACCAAGCGCGGCAAGTGTGCCGGCAAAAACAGCCGCATCAGCTGGACACAGGTTGAAACGGGTTCCGCCATCACATGGAAGTACCCGAGCTGCATCTTGCAGGGCGACAATTCCGTCGGTGAATTCTACAGCGTGGCCCTCACGAACGGCCACATGCAGGCAGACACCGGCACGAAGATGATCCACATCGGCAAGAATACCAAGAGCACGATTATTTCAAAGGGCATCAGCGCAGACTGCTCCAGCAACGCCTACCGTGGCGAAGTGAGCATCCGCAAGTCCGCTACAGGCGCCCGCAACTACACCCAGTGCGACAGCATGCTCGTCGGCACCAAGAGCGCCGCCCACACGTTCCCGTACATCACGGTCGCGAACGCAAGCGCCCAGACCGAGCACGAAGCAACGACCAGCCGTATCAGCGAAGACCAGCTGTTCTACTTCGAGAGCCGTGGCATCAAGCGCGAAGACGCCATCCAGGCCATGGTGGGTGGTTTCTGCAAGGATGTTTTCAAGGAACTTCCGGGCGAATTCGCGACCGAAGCGCGCCAGCTCCTCACCCTCAAGCTCGAACACAGCGTAGGGTAA
- the leuA2 gene encoding 2-isopropylmalate synthase LeuA2 yields MTETRKPFFYDVTLRDGNQALPKPWNNAQKKDVYLLLLKLGVQGAEVGFPASSEMDFESVMELAKLTAQMAEEGDEVAKNVVVSGLARCIESDIQRCWEAVQYAPHPRIHTFLATSPLSMENVLHMTPEQVKEKAVKCVKFAKSLVGDRGDVEFSAEHFGDCLENMDFVIDVLKAVVEAGATTINLPNTVERYRPKLYVDQVKQVYEALPKNITISVHCHNDLGMATAATVESFFVGATQLEVALNGLGERCGNTNFYEVAIGLHNSGVDTGLHLERIYETAILVSHWSGVPIYIRAPLIGTEAIVHRSGIHQDGASKTKDMKKGAYRPIDYSIIGRNQNDTLSFTSQSGRTAVYEIITKFGYKMTLQEASKLQPVLKRLSEAEGELSAERVLDVFREQFVNVNGRLVFNNIEVIPDENRFIFHFKKDGEALVKSVTAEGPIEAALMLMREIGMPVELVKYRQLVVPEKDKLWAGRGLSRIVLKANGEEVEGRGVSSDTLKANMRALFGGVNLIYKKA; encoded by the coding sequence ATGACTGAAACGAGAAAACCATTCTTCTATGACGTAACACTGCGTGATGGTAACCAGGCTCTTCCGAAGCCTTGGAACAACGCCCAGAAAAAAGATGTTTATCTGTTGCTCTTGAAGCTCGGTGTGCAAGGTGCCGAAGTGGGTTTCCCTGCATCTAGCGAAATGGATTTCGAATCTGTCATGGAATTGGCTAAGCTCACCGCCCAGATGGCCGAAGAAGGTGACGAAGTTGCAAAGAACGTGGTCGTGTCTGGCCTCGCTCGCTGCATCGAAAGCGATATCCAGCGCTGCTGGGAAGCGGTTCAGTACGCCCCTCATCCGCGTATTCATACGTTCCTCGCCACAAGCCCCCTGTCCATGGAAAATGTGCTGCACATGACTCCGGAACAGGTCAAGGAAAAGGCCGTGAAGTGCGTGAAGTTTGCAAAGTCCTTGGTCGGCGACCGTGGCGACGTGGAATTCAGTGCTGAACATTTTGGCGACTGCCTCGAAAACATGGATTTTGTGATTGACGTTTTGAAGGCTGTTGTCGAAGCCGGTGCAACGACGATTAACCTGCCGAACACGGTGGAACGTTACCGTCCGAAGCTCTATGTGGATCAGGTCAAGCAGGTCTATGAAGCTCTGCCGAAGAACATTACGATTTCTGTGCACTGCCATAACGACCTCGGCATGGCAACGGCTGCAACCGTCGAAAGTTTCTTTGTCGGTGCAACGCAGCTCGAAGTTGCTTTGAACGGCCTCGGCGAACGTTGCGGTAACACGAACTTCTACGAAGTCGCGATTGGCCTGCATAACTCCGGTGTCGATACGGGGCTGCATCTGGAACGCATTTACGAAACTGCAATTCTCGTGAGCCACTGGAGCGGCGTGCCTATATACATCCGCGCTCCGTTGATCGGTACTGAAGCTATCGTCCATCGCAGTGGCATCCATCAGGATGGCGCTTCCAAGACGAAGGACATGAAGAAGGGCGCTTACCGTCCGATTGATTACTCGATCATTGGTCGTAACCAGAACGATACGCTCAGCTTCACGAGCCAGAGCGGCCGTACCGCCGTGTACGAAATCATCACGAAGTTCGGCTACAAGATGACCTTGCAGGAAGCTTCCAAGTTGCAGCCGGTGCTGAAGCGCTTGAGCGAAGCCGAAGGCGAACTCAGTGCCGAACGCGTGCTCGACGTGTTCCGCGAACAGTTCGTCAACGTGAACGGTCGCCTGGTGTTCAACAACATCGAAGTTATCCCAGACGAAAACCGCTTCATTTTCCACTTCAAGAAGGATGGCGAAGCGCTTGTGAAGTCCGTGACGGCCGAAGGCCCGATTGAAGCAGCCCTTATGCTCATGCGTGAAATCGGCATGCCGGTTGAACTTGTGAAGTACCGCCAGCTTGTTGTTCCTGAAAAGGACAAGTTGTGGGCTGGTCGTGGCTTAAGCCGCATTGTGCTCAAGGCTAACGGCGAAGAAGTCGAAGGTCGCGGTGTCTCGAGCGATACGCTCAAGGCTAATATGCGTGCTCTCTTCGGCGGCGTGAACCTGATTTACAAGAAAGCATAA
- a CDS encoding fibrobacter succinogenes major paralogous domain-containing protein, with amino-acid sequence MNKRIAYFSFVCILLSSLIACGDDESNNPIANDVESSSSEIQDDDKSSDSKSVKSSSSEKAAIKSSDSQKKESNSSSSETKKSSDAKSGTESSSSSAKSSSSSSDKNASSSSSEIKTYAASKVKPSGTYDCKKYKCFTTEYLNQKMLAAGDYGEILDERDNQVYKTVIIDDQVWMAQNLNYETAYSYCTDDDCAKYGRYYLWSAAVDRKDCEHGNFCSLPPSGQGVCPAGWHLPSKDEYLRLFDNVGKYGGTNNEFVAAELRAQRGWSVEDNADDYGFSALPTGYKLGSAGVFADVGKTTHAWTSTEVNSIGACQFRIYEDRLYVSLIDDSKGYPLPVRCVMDKDSLPKIQAPALYLEHVDEWLGVVSREEYLNPNVIYDSLVDPRDGQVYKTKKIGKQVWMAQNLNYADSTKTPSLANGSWCYNDDPEYCKLLGRLYNWTAAKDVCPDGWHLPSYDEWNVLESKFGGQIMAGQYLKAQAGSLSNNGDDEFGFSALPAGGRFIDDSEHDKVNYLYLGDNAFFWSSTPENDDYAYRMNIPYSSNTTNIRSIKQKYGHSVRCVRD; translated from the coding sequence ATGAATAAACGCATTGCATATTTTTCTTTCGTCTGTATTCTTTTGTCTAGTCTCATCGCTTGTGGAGATGATGAATCAAATAATCCCATTGCAAATGATGTAGAATCTTCATCATCCGAAATTCAAGATGACGACAAATCCAGTGACTCAAAATCCGTTAAATCAAGTTCGTCAGAAAAAGCGGCGATAAAGTCTAGCGATTCTCAAAAAAAGGAATCTAATTCATCTAGTAGTGAAACGAAAAAATCAAGTGATGCGAAATCTGGAACTGAAAGTTCTTCAAGCTCCGCAAAATCGTCAAGTAGCTCGTCGGATAAGAACGCCTCATCGAGTTCTTCAGAAATCAAGACCTATGCAGCCTCGAAGGTAAAACCCTCTGGTACTTACGATTGCAAAAAATACAAGTGCTTTACGACGGAATACCTGAATCAGAAAATGCTTGCCGCCGGGGATTATGGTGAAATCCTCGACGAAAGAGACAATCAGGTTTATAAGACTGTTATTATTGACGATCAAGTATGGATGGCTCAAAACCTGAATTACGAAACGGCGTATAGCTATTGTACCGATGATGATTGTGCTAAGTATGGTCGTTATTATTTGTGGTCTGCCGCGGTAGATAGAAAGGACTGTGAACATGGTAATTTTTGTTCGCTGCCACCAAGTGGGCAAGGCGTGTGCCCTGCGGGCTGGCATTTGCCCTCGAAAGACGAGTATCTGAGATTGTTCGACAACGTTGGCAAGTACGGCGGTACCAATAATGAATTCGTCGCAGCAGAACTCCGTGCCCAGCGAGGATGGTCGGTTGAAGACAATGCTGATGATTATGGTTTTTCTGCGTTGCCTACGGGCTATAAGCTCGGTTCAGCAGGTGTTTTTGCTGATGTCGGAAAGACAACGCATGCATGGACTTCTACAGAGGTAAACTCCATAGGTGCGTGTCAATTCAGAATTTATGAAGATCGTCTATATGTATCCTTGATTGACGATAGCAAGGGGTATCCTCTCCCTGTTCGTTGCGTTATGGATAAAGATTCTTTGCCTAAAATCCAAGCTCCTGCGCTGTATTTAGAACATGTTGACGAATGGTTAGGTGTGGTTTCTCGAGAGGAATACCTTAACCCTAATGTTATCTATGATTCTCTTGTGGATCCTCGAGATGGACAGGTTTATAAGACAAAGAAAATTGGCAAACAGGTTTGGATGGCTCAGAATTTGAATTATGCGGATAGCACAAAAACTCCAAGCCTTGCGAATGGAAGCTGGTGCTATAATGATGATCCTGAATACTGCAAGTTGCTAGGGCGCCTTTATAATTGGACTGCCGCAAAGGATGTCTGCCCGGATGGTTGGCATCTGCCGAGTTATGATGAATGGAATGTGCTAGAATCTAAATTTGGTGGACAAATTATGGCGGGGCAGTACCTTAAAGCTCAAGCGGGGAGCCTTTCTAATAATGGCGACGATGAATTTGGTTTTTCGGCTTTGCCTGCGGGTGGAAGATTTATTGATGACAGCGAACATGATAAAGTCAATTATCTTTATTTGGGAGATAACGCCTTCTTTTGGAGCTCAACCCCAGAGAATGATGATTATGCATATCGTATGAATATTCCTTATTCATCCAATACTACGAATATACGCTCTATAAAGCAAAAATACGGACATTCCGTCCGTTGCGTCAGAGACTGA
- the thrH gene encoding bifunctional phosphoserine phosphatase/homoserine phosphotransferase ThrH, whose amino-acid sequence MFTKQCVVTLDLEGVLAPEIWIAVAEKTGIKDLRLTTRDIPDYDVLMKGRIKILERENIKLSDIQNVIANLGLLDGARDFMDTLRDEAQVIILSDTFQEFAYPIMKNLGFPTIFCHNLVVENDMIKGYHLRMSDQKTKVVKHLQELNFKVFASGDSFNDTGMLKQADKGCFFCAPDSIVAQFPQLEATKTYAELLDKFHKFQDSL is encoded by the coding sequence ATGTTTACTAAGCAATGTGTTGTCACTCTTGACCTGGAAGGCGTTCTTGCGCCAGAAATCTGGATTGCCGTCGCCGAAAAGACGGGCATCAAGGACCTCCGCCTCACCACTCGCGACATCCCCGACTACGATGTGCTCATGAAGGGCCGCATCAAGATTCTCGAACGCGAAAACATCAAGCTCTCTGACATCCAGAACGTTATTGCAAATCTCGGTCTCCTCGACGGCGCCCGCGACTTTATGGACACGCTCCGCGACGAAGCCCAGGTGATTATCCTCTCGGACACGTTCCAGGAATTTGCCTACCCCATCATGAAGAATCTCGGATTCCCGACGATTTTCTGCCACAATCTCGTGGTTGAAAACGACATGATCAAGGGTTATCACTTGCGCATGAGCGACCAAAAGACGAAGGTCGTAAAGCACCTGCAAGAACTCAACTTTAAGGTGTTCGCCTCGGGCGATTCCTTCAACGATACGGGCATGCTCAAGCAGGCAGACAAGGGCTGCTTCTTCTGCGCCCCAGATTCCATCGTAGCCCAGTTCCCGCAGCTTGAAGCCACAAAGACCTACGCAGAACTTTTGGACAAATTCCATAAGTTCCAAG